A genomic stretch from Criblamydia sequanensis CRIB-18 includes:
- the nagA gene encoding N-acetylglucosamine-6-phosphate deacetylase: MDKQAITRYYNGFLLRSHKLLQEDLWVANGKIVAPQKKADREIDLKGQIIAPGYIDLQINGGFGVDFSNEPEKVEIVAKMLPQYGVTAFLPTLISLDSKTYKRNLHQIKPKRKETQAEILGIHLEGPFFSSEKVGAHNPHLIRTFEQIDSIDDFYGNLDHVKIITLAPELAQSSGIISYLKGKNIIVSAGHTNADYETTEKGVQEGIAMATHLFNAMPPLHHRTPGIVNAFLTNPNLFYSIIVDKVHVHPAMVHLAWKANPDGLILVTDAIAALGKPQGEYFLGGQEVVVDETTAFVKGTSTLAGSILSMDAAVRNFKEATHCTLIQAIECASLKPAKLLGIDSYKGTLNIGADADFIILNEDLFVQACYIAGKLAFKKN; this comes from the coding sequence CGCCCCAAAAAAAAGCAGATCGTGAAATTGATTTAAAGGGACAAATAATAGCTCCCGGCTATATTGATTTGCAAATTAACGGAGGATTCGGAGTTGACTTTTCAAATGAGCCCGAAAAAGTCGAAATAGTTGCAAAAATGCTTCCTCAATATGGTGTCACAGCTTTTTTACCCACCCTTATTTCTTTAGACTCTAAAACGTATAAAAGAAATCTCCATCAGATAAAGCCCAAAAGAAAAGAAACTCAAGCCGAAATACTTGGCATTCATCTTGAAGGCCCTTTTTTTTCATCTGAAAAAGTTGGCGCCCATAACCCTCATCTGATTCGAACTTTTGAACAAATTGATTCTATAGATGATTTTTATGGAAACTTGGACCATGTCAAGATCATAACCTTGGCTCCTGAATTGGCTCAAAGTTCCGGCATCATCTCTTACCTTAAAGGAAAAAATATCATAGTTTCTGCAGGGCACACTAACGCCGACTATGAAACCACAGAGAAAGGAGTTCAAGAAGGGATTGCCATGGCGACGCATTTATTTAACGCCATGCCGCCTTTGCATCATAGAACACCCGGGATTGTGAATGCGTTTCTTACAAATCCAAACCTTTTTTATTCTATTATTGTGGACAAAGTCCACGTTCACCCTGCCATGGTTCATTTGGCTTGGAAAGCAAATCCTGATGGGCTTATTCTTGTGACGGATGCCATAGCGGCTCTTGGAAAGCCGCAAGGCGAGTACTTTTTGGGGGGCCAAGAGGTTGTGGTCGATGAAACGACGGCGTTTGTAAAAGGAACTAGCACCCTTGCCGGAAGCATTCTTAGCATGGATGCAGCCGTTAGAAACTTTAAAGAAGCGACCCACTGCACCCTTATTCAAGCTATAGAATGCGCAAGCTTAAAACCTGCAAAGCTTCTTGGAATAGATTCTTATAAGGGAACTCTAAATATCGGCGCCGATGCGGACTTTATTATTTTGAATGAGGATTTATTTGTGCAAGCTTGCTATATAGCCGGAAAGCTTGCTTTTAAAAAAAACTAA